Genomic DNA from Thiosocius teredinicola:
AGAAGCAGCTTACCGCCACCCCAGAGATCAAGCGCGTGCGCGCCGGCTTCACCAGTGACGGCAACCCGTCCAGCCTGCACGTGGTGCGCTCGATGAAACAGGCCATCGGCCGACGGCTCGCGATGGGGGCCGGCCCGCGGCGCGCGCTGCGCGAGGCCGAAGAGGCATTGGCGAAACTCGAGGCCGAGGGCAAAGGCGACAGCGAAGACGCCGAACTGCTGCGCGAAGAGATCAACCGACTCAATGCGCGCATCGCGGCGGTCCCTTTCATCGACACCTGGGATCTGCGCTACGCCAACCGTGTCGACAAGCCGCAACCGACCAGTCAGGCCGTCATGTTCTGCCTGATGGACGTCTCCGGCTCGATGGACGAAGAACGCAAGAACATCGCCAAGCGCTTCTTCATGCTGCTCTACCTGTTCCTGACACGCAGCTACGAGCGCATCGACGTGGTGTTCATTCGTCACCACACGGTGGCCAAGGAGGTCGATGAAGACGACTTCTTCACCTCGCGCGAAACCGGCGGCACCGTGGTGTCCAGCGCGCTCGACCTGATGCACGAAATCGTGACCGAACGTTATCCGTCGGGCCAATGGAACATTTACGCAGCGCAGGCATCCGATGGCGACAACTGGGCCGAAGACTCGCCACGCTGCCGCGAGATACTGGTCAACGGCATCCTGCCCCTGGTGCAGTACTATGCCTATGTCGAGATCAAGGCTGAGCATCCGCAAACCCTGTGGCACGAATATGAAACGGTAAAGGGCATGTATCGTCACTTCGCGATGCAGCGCATCCTCAACCTCGAGGACATCTATCCGGTGTTCCGTAAACTGTTCCGCAAGAAGGAGGCGGCGGCGTGACCGAAGCAATCAAAGCCGATACCCGTCAACCGATCTCCGAGGGTTCGGAATGGACCTTCGAGCTGCTCGAAACCTACGACCGGGAGATCGCCCGCGTCGCACAGCACTACGGCCTGGACACCTATCCGAACCAGATCGAAGTGATCACGTCGGAGCAGATGATCGACGCCTATTCGTCGGTCGGTATGCCGGTCGGCTACAGCCACTGGTCGTTCGGCAAGCAGTTCATGTCGACGCAAAAGCACTACAAGCGCGGCCAGATGGGCTTGGCCTACGAGATCGTGATCAACTCCAGCCCGTGCATCGCCTACCTGATGGAAGAGAACACGATGACCATGCAGGCGCTGGTCATTGCGCACGCCAGCTACGGTCACAACTCATTCTTCAAGGGCAACTACCTGTTCCGTACCTGGACCGACGCCGAGGGCATCCTCGACTACCTGGTGTTCGCCCGCAACTATGTTGCCGAGTGCGAAGAACGCTACGGCGAAGAGGCGGTAGAAAACATCCTCGACTCGTGCCATGCCTTGATGAATCACGGTGTCGATCGCTACAAGCGACCCGCCAAGCTGTCGATGGCCAAGGAAAAGGCACTACAGCGCGAGCGCGCCGATTACCTGCAGTCGCAGGTCAACGACTTGTGGCGCACCCTGCCGCCGAAAGAGGCGACCGCCAAGAAGCGCAAGGAAAATCGCTTCCCACCCGATCCGCAGGAAAACCTGCTGTACTTCATCGAGAAGAACGCACCTCGGCTGGAACCCTGGCAGCGCGAGATCGTGCGCATCGTGCGTAAGATTGCGCAGTATTTCTATCCGCAACGCCAGACGCAGGTCATGAACGAGGGCTGGGCAACCTTCTGGCACTACACCCTGCTCAATCACCTGTATGAAGAAGGCAAGCTGACCGACGGCTTCATGATGGAGTTTCTGCAGTCGCATACCAACGTCGTGTTTCAACCGCCTTACTTCAGCCGGATGTACAGCGGGATCAACCCTTATGCGCTCGGCTTCAACATGTTTCGTGATATCCGGCGCATCTGTGAAGAACCCACCGATGAAGACCGCCGCTGGTTCCCGGAGATCGCCGGCTCGAACTGGCTCGAGACACTGGATTTTGCGATGCGCAACTTCAAGGATGAGAGCTTCATCGCACAGTATCTGTCACCACGACTGATTCGCGAGCTGAAGCTGTTTACCGTGGTCGACGACGATCATGACGACAAGCTCGAGATCAGCGCGATCCACGACGATGCCGGCTACCGCCAGATTCGCCAGATGCTGGCCGACCAATACAACCTCGGCAACCGCGAACCGAACATCCAGGTGTGGAATGTCGACGTCTACGGCGATCGCTCGCTGACGCTGCGCCACGACATGCACAACCGCCGTCCGCTGGGTGAGAGCACCCCCGAGATGCTGCGCCACATCGCCCGACTGTGGGGCTACGACGTGCGCATCGAAAGTATCGACGAACACGGTCACGCCGAATTGATGGGTGAATGCAAGGTCTGACGGTGCGCGGCGGATCACGGCGGCATGCGGCAGACACGCCGCCGAACGTTAAGCTCCCCACCCCAGCGAATTCGTCGGCGTGATACGTAAGTCCCTCGCCGTCTTGTCCATCATCTTCGGGCTGCTGATCTTCGGCGCCATGATCTATGGCGCAAGGCACCACCTGGTTCTCAGCCTGTTGGGAGAACGCACCACCGGGCGGATCGTCGCAGCCGCTCCCGATGGCGCCGAGTCTATTAGCCGGTCCAGGTACAACCTGGCGTCCGACCTGCCGACTTCGGTCGGCGCCTATCGTTTGATTGCGCGGTTTGATACGCCCCAGGGCCCATTCGAGACGTCCACCCGGCTGACCTACTACCAAATCGATGATCTCGTCGGCGGGAGCTTCAAAGTCAAACCGATAGTCGGCCGCGAGATCGATGTGACCTATATGGCCGACGACCCGACGCGCAACGAAGTCAGCCACACACTGCCGTGGAACGGCTTCTGGTATCCGGTGATGGGCAGCAGCGTGTTCCTGCTGCTCGGCCTGATGCTGTTATTCGCCACACCGCCAACCGCCGACCGGCAACCTCCGCGGCGCTAGTCCAACCGGCTACGCCAATCGACTTACATGCACCAAAAATTCACGGCGTGACAACGCGCTTCATACGCGGCACTAACGGCCGAACCAACGCCACGTCGAAGGGGATCTTCAGCACATCGAGGATCTGCCTGCTGCTTCCGTCGAAAACAAGAAACGCCCGATCCTTACGCCCGATATACGCGATGAAGACGAGTTCGCCCGCCGGTCGGTCCAGCTTGTGCAACAAAGCGTCGTAGGCTTGCTGCCAGGCGGGATTATGAGCTACGTATGGCTCAATCCTGGTGGCGTCCTGCTGCATCTGTCGCCAACCTTCGTCCAAAGCCTGATAGCGGTCGAACAGACCATGCAACTCGCCCGGAATTTCGGATGCCGCCGTCAGCTCTTTGCCGAACTCAACCGGGTCATCGGGCAGGTCAACGTGCACGACCTGAGGCGTCGTACTCTCCCAGCGTTCGAGCACTTTTCCACTGGGGTCCCACTCGTCCAAGACCACCCGGGTCAATGGTTGGATATGATCATAGGCATGCACCAGCACAACCGGCCGGGCGACGTACAGGTTCCACATGCCATAGCCCAATGCAGCGGACTGGAACAGCGCAATCAACGTCATATCGAGTTTCAGCCCAGGCTTGCCCGGCTTGAACACGATCAGCGTCAGCGCCGGGCCAAGCACGATATCGACAAGCGCGACCAATTGCAGGCCCTGCCATCCGCCTTCCAACTCAAACAGCGGTGCGGGGTACCAGACGAAAATCAACAGACCAGAGACGACGGCGAACACCAGCACACTGGTGACCAGATGAATGCCAAAGGCCTTAACTCGCGTCATGTTTCAACCACCTATCGAAGTCAACCGGCTACGATGAAATCAACCGTCATTATCATCGGTTCGAACTCGGAATATTTTAGGTATGACGCACGTACCGGCGGGAAACCGGGTGCACCGAACCAGGCTGGATTGACGCCCGACGAGCGGGCCGGGGTTAAGAGAAGGTATCTTTGTACTTTTCGCGCAGGACGTTCTTCTGCACCTTGCCCATCGTATTGCGCGGCAGTTCGTCGACGACATATACGCGCTTGGGCTGCTTGAAGCGCGCGAGCCGGTCACGCAGCGCATCGACCACGGTCTGTTCGTCGACCCCGCTGTCGCCCTCGGGCACCACAATCGCGGTCACGCCTTCACCGAAATCCGGATGTGGCACACCGATCACTGCCGACTCCTTCACACCCGGCAGCTCATCGATCTGTGACTCGATCTCTTTGGGATAGACATTGAATCCGCCCGATATGATGAGATCCTTGGCCCGCCCGACGATCGTTACGCGCTCGTCCTCCGCCATCTCCGCCACGTCCCCGGTGATGAACCAACCATCGTCGCGAAACTCCTCGGCGGTTTTTTCCGGCATCTGCCAGTAGCCACTGAACACATTGGGACCGCTGATCTCCAGCACGCCGGCCTCGCCTCGCGGCAACTCCTTTCCCTGCTCATCGGCCACACGCGCCTTCACGCCGGGCAAGGGATAGCCGACGGTGCCGGCAATCCGTTCACCGTCGTAAGGGTTCGACGTGATCATGCCGGCCTCGGTCATGCCGTAGCGCTCCAGTATGCGATGCCCGGTTCGCTGTTCGAACTCGCGGTGTGTCTCGGCGCGCAGCGGGGCGGAACCGGAAATGAACAGGCGCATGTTGCTACACAACCCGGCATTGAAGTCGGCGCGATCCAACAGCCGCGTGTAAAAGGTCGGCACCCCCATCATGACCGTGGATTCCGGCAGCCGGGCGATCATCGCATCGGCATCGAACCTGGGCAGAAAAATTACCCGGGAACCGCCAAGCAGCGCGCAATGCAGCGCGACGAACAGACCGTGCACATGAAAGATCGGCAAGGCATGCAGCAGCACATCCGCCTGCTGCCAATGCCAATAGTCATGTAACACCTGCGCATTCGAGGCCAGGTTGGCGTGACTGAGCATCGCACCTTTCGAACGGCCGGTGGTTCCGGAGGTGTACAAGATGGCCGCCAGGTCCTCGGGTGCCACCGGCACGGTCTCATCGATCGCTGTTGCAGTCTCAAGGGCGGCCCGCAGCTCGCCTCCACCGTCCGCGTCGAGCGTCAACACGGCGTGTACGCCGGCCGCGGCGGCCACCGGCTCGAGCTGCGCCTTACGTTGTGGCGCACACACAAACACGCGCGGCGTGGCGTCTTTTAGAAAGTAATCCACCTCGTTGGCCGTGTACGCGGTGTTGAGCGGTATATAGATGGCACCGGCGCGCAGGCAGGCAAGATACAGCAGCACCGCCTCGATCGACTTTTCTACCTGAACAACGACACGGTCGCCCTTCTGCACACCGAACGACTGCAGCAAACCCTGAATCAGCGCGGTTTGGCGCGGCACCTCGGCGTACAGCAACCGCCGGTTGCTGTCGGTCTCGAGAAAAACAGCGTCCGGCTCGGTCGGAAAATGGGCTGCGAATAGGCGGTACAGATTCGCGTCGTTCATCGCTCAGAGATCCTTCAGAAAAGATTGAAAGCCATACGGGTGGCCAATAGAAAAAGGAAGACGGAAAACAAACGCCGAAGCAACAGATCCGGCAGCTTGTGCGCGAGCGTCGCGCCGAGCGGCGCAAACAACAGGCTGGCCCCGACGACGCCGCCGAACACCGGCAGGTTCACGTAACCCAGGCTGCCTGCCGGCATGCCTTGCTCGTCGAGCCCACCAATAATGAAACCCGCCGTCGCACTTGCCGATAGTGGCAAGCCGACCGCGGCAGCGGTAGCGATCGCGCGTTTCACCGGTATGCCGCAGTAGCTGAGGAACGGCACATGCATCGCCCCGCCGCCGATCCCCATCAAGGCCGAGGAGATCCCGACGAACGTGGAGACCGATGCCAGGCCGGGCGTTGAAGGTAGGGGCCGGTGCGCCGCTACCCGGCTCATCGCCATCTGCACCGAGACAGCGAAAAGAAACACGACAAAGGCGATGTACATAATCTCGCCCGGTATCAGGTCGGCCAACCATGCGCCGACCAGCGAGCCGACGAACACACTCGGCCCCATGATCTTGAACAGCCCCCAGTCCACAGCCCCCTTGCGATGATGGGTATAGATACTCGATATCGCCGTGACGACAATCGTCGCCAAGGAGGTGCCCACGGCCATTTTGATCGCCAGGTTTGCCGGAATGCCCTGCCGCTCGAACAACAGGGTAACGATCGGTACGATGATCACTCCGCCGCCAATACCGAGCAGACCGGCCAGCGTGCCAGCAACTGCGCCGGCACCCAGCAGCATGGGCAGGTCCATCAGCGTTTTCCCACGATATGTTTTTCATGTTCGCGTTTGAGTGCGCGCGACATTGCGATACGCCCTTCCTGTACGAAGGCCTCGTGGTTGGCCACCACCTGTTCCGGGTCATACAGGTAATTGACCATGACGCCGTACGACTGCGTCATGCCCTTCACCGACTTGTCGGCGCCGACATTGATGCGTTCGAGAACCGCGCCATTGGCCAGATGAAACGCCGCGACCGGATCGCAGCAAACCCCGGGCGAACGCTTCATCGCGCTGATATACAACAAAGCAAGACGCGCCAAAGGCCCGGCCAGTGCGGCGGCGTGCTGGTCGAAGTTCTGCAACAGTTCAAATACCGCAGCGCTTGGCGAGGCCTGGTTGCTGTGCTCGGCCAACGCCGGTTCGAAATCCTCCAACAAGGGATCGAGTCGTTCACGCGGCCAGTCTTCGATGTCACCTGCCAGCAACATGTTCAGCCGTTCGGCGAAACGCGGCATCGGCGACAGCGTAACGAACCGTTTCAGCTGCGGCAGTTCGTCGCCCAGGTCACTGAGTACCTGCTTCAACAGGAAGTTGCCGAAGCTGATACCGCGTAGTCCGCGTAGCGCGTTGTTGATCGAGTAAAACATCGCCGTGTCGGCGGCATAGGGATCCGTCAGTTGCGCCTCGGGGTCGATCAAGGAACCGATCTCGGCGGTGACCTCGCCGGTTAGCGCGACCTCGACGAAGATCAGTGGCTCATCCGGCAACGCGGGATGGAAGAAGCCGAAGCAACGCCGGTCGTCGGCCAGGCGACGCCGCAGATCACGCCAGCCGTCGATGGAATGCACCGATTCGTACTGCATGATCTTTTCGAGCAATGCGGCGGGACTGTGCCAATCGATGCGCTGCAGGCGTAGAAAACCGCGGTTGAACCAGGATGCGAGCAGGTGCTTAAGATCGGCATCGACGCTGCTCAGTTCGGGATTCGCACGCAACCGGTCCAGCAGTTCAGAACGCATGGCCACCAGGCTGGCGGTACCATGCGGCGCCATGTTGAGACGCCGAAACAACTCCTGGCGAGGCGGCTCAACCGCCTCGATCAGCCGCGCCAGCGTAGCCGGCTTATCTCGATCAAAGGCGGCCGATGCCTCGCTGATACCCTGCGGATCGGGACCGAACTGCGCGGCAAGCGTGGCGAAGAATTCGTCCTTGCCGTCTTTGTCGGTATTCTCAAACAGCCGCAGAATCTCGCGCGCCAAGGCGATATTTGATGCCTCGCCACGTCCGGCGATCAAGCGACGACAAAGATCGGACAACGAGTTTTTCGCTTCGTCGTCGCGCAGGCCGAGCAACTCGCGACCGCGGTCGGCGACGGTATTGGTAATGCGCTCCAGCCACTTGATACCCGGCATGATCGCTTACCTATTCTGACAAAACTCGAACGACGCCATCATTGGGCAGGCCCCATCAAGGTATCCGGCAACCAAGTCGCGATCGACGGAAACACCGACAGAATCACGATCGACAGCACCATGCACAGCACGAACGGCATCGAACCCAGCAGGATCGTCTTCAACGGGATGTCCGGCGCGATGCCGTTGATCACGTACAGATTCAGGCCAACCGGCGGGGTGATCAATCCGATCTCCATGTTGATCGTCAGCACCACGGCGAACCAATAGGGGTCGAAACCTGCAGACACCACGATCGGAAACAGGATCGGTGCGGCCATCAGGATCACCGCGACGGGCGGCAGAAAGAAACCGGCGACCAGCAAGAAGAGATTGATCGCCCCCATCAATACCCAGCGGTTGACGTCGAGCTCTGCAATCCATTCGGCAATCGCCTGGGTGATGAACAGATTGGACAGCATGAAGGCGAACACCCCGGCGGCGCCGATGATGAACAGGATCATCACGCTTTCACGCGTCGAATCACGCAATACCGCCCACAAGGCGTTGAAGCGGAACAGACGATAGATGAACACCGCCGCCAGAACGCACAACAAGGCGCCTACCGCCGCCGTTTCGGAAGGTGTGGCCACACCGCCATACAGCGCATACAGCACGCCGAGGATGATCAGCAGAAACGGGATCACCCGTGGCAGCACTTCGATCTTCTGTTTCCAGCTGTAGCGGGTAGCGCCGAGCGCGGTGTCGCCACCGCCCTGTCGCCAGGTGCTATAGATCGACCACAGCATGAACAGCCCCACCAGCAGCAGCCCCGGTAGCACGCCAGCAAGAAACAATCGGCCGATCGATGTCTCGGTAGCGATGCCATAGACGATCATCGTGACCGACGGCGGGATGAGAATGCCGAGCGTGCCCCCGGCGGCGATCGATCCGGCGGCCACACCATCGGGGTAGCCACGCTTGCGCATCTCGGGGATGCCCATTTTGCCGATTGCAGCGCAGGTTGCCGGCGAAGAGCCAGACATCGCCGAGAACAGGGCGCAGGCACCGAGGTTGGATACCACGAGCCCGCCGGGCACACGCGTCATCCAGCGCTCCAACGCCTCGTACAAATCCGCGCCTGCCCGCGTCGATGATATCGATGCCCCCATGATGACGAACATCGGGATCGACAACAGCGCAAAATTGTCGAGCTTGCCGAAGAACAGTTCAGGCAACAGCTCGAACGAAGCCGGCCCATCGAATACCAGCAGAAAGCCGGTCGCAACGATCAGCAACCCGACCGCCACCGATACACCGGAAAACAACACCAGGATCGTCACCACCGCGACCAGGGCGCCGAGCGTCAACGGCTCCATCAGTAATCCTTTTCCAAATCGCCGTGCTGCAGCACGGGCTCATCACAACGCCACGATGCGACAAGGTCGGCCAGCATCTGCAACACGAACAGCCCCAGCCCCACCGGCAACGCCAGGTACGGAATCCACAGCTTGACGCCCCACACGCTCTCCGATCGCCAGCCGCGCTCGAGCGCGACATGAAACAACTCGAAACCGTAGTACGCCATGATCGCAATGACGCAGATGCTCAATATCAACACCAGCACCGCGAGTGCCTTGCTCCACGCCGGCGGCAACATCATCGGCACAAGGTCGACATTGACGTGACCACGCAACAACTGCACATACGGCAGACCGATCAGGGTCGCCGAGATCATCAGGTAGGTAACCGCCTCGGTCTGCCAGATCGTCGATTCCTCGAGCACGAAACGCACCCAGATCATCTCGCAGGTAATCACCACCGACACCAGGATCATCAGTGCAGCGATCACGCCGCACAGTCTGGAAACCGCCGCCACACTGGTAACGATGGCCTGCTGGCATCGTCGCGTGGCGGACCGTCCTTGCCGATCCATCACAAACCTCCGGTACTGTCGCTAAGCTCAGGCGCCGGCCATCGCACTGGATAGCCGGCGCACCACGGCGGTGTTATTCGACCGACAACGCCATATCGAGCAGTGCCTGCCCACCTTCGGTTTCGTCGACGAACTTCTTGTAGGAGGACGCCTTGGCGATCTCACGCCAGGCATTGAAGTCGTCTTCCGTCATCTGCACGACTTCGACGCCGGCCTCTTTGAACTTCGCGGCGGACGCTTCGTCGGCTTTCTTGGCTTCGGCGAGGTAGAAGGCCTGCGCTTTCTCGGCACCGGCGAGCAGAGCACTCTGTTGCTCTTTGGTGAGGTTTTCGAATGTTGTCTTATTGATCAGCATCGGTTGATACATGAACCACAACGCCACATCGCCGGCCGGCGTGTAGCACTTGATCTGCTCATACAGGCGATAGGAGACGAAGCTCGACGACGAGGTGTTGGCGGCGTCGAGAACACCTGTCTGCATCGCGCTGTAGATCTCGGACGACGGCATCGAGGTGATCGAGGCACCCGCAGCCGCCATCATCTGTTCGAACGATTTGCCGGCGGCGCGAATGCTCAGACCCTCGACGTCGGACGGCTTGGTGATGCACTTTTCCTTACCGCCGAATCCGCCGGCGAGATAGCCATGCACGAGAACCATCACGTCGTCTTTCGCCATGATCTTTTCAAGCTCTTGCATGAATGGCGATTTGACCAGGCGCGCCGCATGGTCATGGTTCTTCACCAGGCCCGGCATCAAGGTCAGGTTATACGCAGGTTGCTGGCCGGCCGCGTAGGCCAACGGCACCACGGTCATATCGAGACGCCCGCGAGTCAGCGGTCGATACTGTTCTTTCGGCTTGAACAGGGATTTCGATGGATAGATCTTGAGTTGCAGGCCGACATTGGCCGCCGCGACTTCGTCGGCCACCATCTGTGCGACCTTGTGGCGCACGTCGGACGTCGACCACTGATGCGAAACCTTCAGCTCGGTGTCGGCGGCGACACTGCCTGCCCACAAAAACGACGCACAGCACAACAGCCCCGCGTTGAAAACGGATTTGCCCATGAGTAACTCTCCTCCTGATTTCTTTTTGTATGCAATCTTGGCTTTTATTGCATGCAACTAACCCTAGCGCAGCATATTGTTTTGTCAACAACGTATGCTATTGTTTCCTCAGACGGTGTGAAATCAACTTCAATAACGACAAGGTGGGATACCGCGGTGGCTGCCGTCTTAGATGCCAAGACAAATGCTAAAAACAGTACCTCGCAGGCATCGAAGCTGCGGGACGTACTGGAAGAAGAGATCGTCAACGGAGTGGTTAAACCGGGTGACCGGCTCGATGAAGCCGCGCTGGCTGAACGCTTCAACGTGTCGCGCACACCGATTCGTGAGGCCTTCAAATACCTGGTCGGCTCCGGACTGGTCGAGACCGTCCCCAACCGCGGCACCTTCGTCGCCAGTGTCGGATTGCCGCAGCTGGTCGAGATGTTCGAAGTCATGGCCGAGCTCGAAGGCATGTGTGCACGGCTCGCAGCACGCCGAATCACCGAAGAGGAAAGCGCTGAACTGCAGTCATTGCTCGACGACTGTGCGCAGGCCAAAGAACAGGGCGACCTCGACGGCTATTACTACATCAACCAACAGTTCCACGATTGCATCTACCGCGCGAGCCACAACCAGTTTCTCGCCCAGCAGACGCGTCAACTTCAGACCCGCCTCAAACCGTATCGACGACTGCAGCTCAGGGTGCGCAACCGGGCGAGTACCTCGCTGGAAGAACATCGGCTGATCGTCGCGGCGATCGTCAATGGAGACGAACAGGCTGCCGAGTCGCACATCAAGGATCATGTCCGTATCCAGGGTGAGCGCTTCACCGACTTCGTTGCGACGATCGACCACAGCTGAAGCCGCATCGCCATCACAGAGCAAGCGACCATTGACGGTCTTTGTGCGCCGGCCACGTGCTGACGAAAAGCGCCGCCAAAGCTGAATCACCCGCGCACGACCGGTATGATGCCGGGATTTCACGCGTGACTTGGCGAAATGGAGTTGTTACTCGGCACCCTTGCCCTTGCCCTGCTGATCTGGGCGATCTTCATCTTCAACCGACTGGTGCGCGATCGCCACCGGGTCCTCGCGGCGTGGAGCGACATCGACGTTCAGCTCAAACGGCGCCACGACCTGATCCCCAAGCTGGTCGATACCGTGAAGCAATACGCGGCCTACGAGCAGGCCACGTTGACCGCCGTCACCGAACTGCGCACCCAAGCTGCCGCACTGAGTGAACCCGAAAAACTGGCCTCGGTGGAATCGGCGCTCGGGGAGAAACTGCACAGCCTGATCGCAATCGCCGAAGACTATCCCGACCTCAAGGCCGACCAGCACTTTGTCGAGCTACAGCGCGACATCACCGAGGTGGAAGAGCACATCCAGTATGCCCGTCGCTACTACAACGGCTCGGTACGCAATCTCAACACGCGCATCGATTCTTTCCCCGACCTGATCGTTGCGCGATTGTTCAACTATCGCCACGCCCAGCTTTTCGAGTTCGACGCCGAACAAGCGTAGGAGAAACGCATGAAACCGCACTGGCTGTTGCTCGTATTGTTGACGCTGGTTGCACTGCCGGTTAGCGCCGCGGAGCAGATTCTCGCGTACCACAGTGAGATCGCCGTAGAGCCTGACGGTTCGATGCTGGTTGAGGAAACCATCCAGGTAAGAGCCGAGGGGCGCAACATCAAGCGCGGCATCTATCGCGACTTTCCGACCGACTACGCAGACCGCTACGGCCACAGCTACAAGGTGATGT
This window encodes:
- a CDS encoding LemA family protein, yielding MELLLGTLALALLIWAIFIFNRLVRDRHRVLAAWSDIDVQLKRRHDLIPKLVDTVKQYAAYEQATLTAVTELRTQAAALSEPEKLASVESALGEKLHSLIAIAEDYPDLKADQHFVELQRDITEVEEHIQYARRYYNGSVRNLNTRIDSFPDLIVARLFNYRHAQLFEFDAEQA
- a CDS encoding GntR family transcriptional regulator → MAAVLDAKTNAKNSTSQASKLRDVLEEEIVNGVVKPGDRLDEAALAERFNVSRTPIREAFKYLVGSGLVETVPNRGTFVASVGLPQLVEMFEVMAELEGMCARLAARRITEEESAELQSLLDDCAQAKEQGDLDGYYYINQQFHDCIYRASHNQFLAQQTRQLQTRLKPYRRLQLRVRNRASTSLEEHRLIVAAIVNGDEQAAESHIKDHVRIQGERFTDFVATIDHS